The following coding sequences lie in one Marinobacter sp. ANT_B65 genomic window:
- the prlC gene encoding oligopeptidase A, whose product MNNPLLTDDLLPKFDHVRTEHMETAIDQILSENRVKIASLAQNEDPDWDTLVQPMQSLENRLSNAWSVISHLNSVMNNDDLRKVYKNCLEKLTEYSTEISQNTALCDAYKKLAARDDFSDLSEAQRKAVDNTLRDFHLGGVDLPDDQKKQYAALSRELSELTNRFSDNVLDATQNWFKHITNVEELAGIPESALEGAKQAAGQKELDGYVITLDFPSFFPVMTYCDNRELRREVYEAFVTRASDVGPDAGTWDNTQVMAEILKRRHALARLLGFNNYAERSLAKKMARDTDEVLGFLNELADKSRPVAEKDYAELKAFAKDEHGLDDLKAWDVGYYSEKLRQQRYDISPETLRPWFPVDKVVPGLFRVAEKLFDIQIEARPEVETWHEDAKAYCISRNGEPIAWFYLDLFARQGKRGGAWMADCRVRWRNQRGMLQLPVAFLTCNFTPPVNGKPSLLTHDEVTTLFHEFGHGLHHMLTQVEVMDVSGINGVAWDAVELPSQFLENWCWNADSLALIASHHETGEPLPEDLLQKLLAAKNFQSGMAMVRQLEFSLFDFRMHAEFTDEAPTNPLEVHRKVRESIAVVEAPEFNRFPNAFSHIFAGGYAAGYYSYKWAEVLAADAFSLFEENGIFDPETGKAFLENILEKGGSQEPMELFKAFRGREPQVDALLKQTGITNEAA is encoded by the coding sequence ATGAATAACCCGTTACTGACTGATGATTTGCTGCCAAAGTTCGACCATGTTCGCACTGAGCACATGGAAACGGCTATTGACCAGATTCTCAGCGAAAACCGCGTGAAAATCGCCAGTCTGGCCCAGAATGAAGACCCTGACTGGGACACCCTTGTTCAGCCTATGCAGTCACTCGAAAACAGGCTGAGCAACGCCTGGTCTGTCATCTCGCACCTCAACAGCGTGATGAACAACGACGACCTGCGCAAAGTCTACAAAAACTGCCTGGAAAAGCTCACCGAATACAGCACTGAAATCAGCCAGAACACCGCCCTGTGCGATGCCTATAAAAAGCTCGCAGCCAGAGATGATTTCAGCGATCTGAGTGAAGCCCAGCGCAAAGCTGTGGACAACACCCTGCGCGACTTCCACCTGGGTGGCGTCGACCTGCCCGATGACCAGAAAAAGCAGTATGCAGCTCTTTCCCGCGAGCTATCGGAACTCACCAACCGCTTCAGTGACAATGTTCTGGACGCCACTCAGAACTGGTTTAAACACATCACAAATGTGGAAGAACTGGCAGGCATTCCGGAATCCGCGCTTGAAGGCGCGAAACAGGCCGCTGGCCAGAAAGAGCTGGACGGTTACGTGATCACCCTGGACTTCCCCAGCTTCTTCCCGGTTATGACCTATTGTGATAACCGCGAACTACGCCGCGAAGTTTACGAAGCATTTGTTACCCGCGCCTCTGATGTGGGGCCAGATGCCGGAACCTGGGACAATACCCAGGTCATGGCCGAAATCCTCAAGCGCCGCCATGCTCTGGCCAGACTGCTCGGCTTCAACAACTACGCCGAACGCTCGCTGGCCAAAAAAATGGCCCGGGATACCGATGAGGTTTTGGGCTTTCTCAACGAACTGGCGGACAAATCCAGGCCAGTTGCAGAGAAAGACTATGCAGAGCTGAAAGCCTTTGCCAAAGACGAGCATGGCCTGGATGACCTTAAGGCATGGGATGTAGGCTATTACAGCGAAAAGCTTCGCCAGCAACGCTACGACATTTCCCCTGAAACCCTGCGCCCCTGGTTCCCGGTGGATAAAGTGGTGCCTGGTTTGTTCCGGGTTGCGGAGAAACTGTTCGACATACAGATAGAAGCCAGGCCAGAGGTAGAAACCTGGCACGAAGATGCCAAAGCCTACTGCATCAGTCGTAACGGCGAGCCCATCGCCTGGTTCTATCTCGATCTGTTTGCTCGCCAGGGCAAGCGCGGCGGTGCCTGGATGGCCGATTGCCGGGTACGCTGGCGTAACCAGCGTGGCATGTTGCAACTGCCAGTGGCTTTCCTTACCTGCAACTTCACGCCACCAGTGAACGGCAAGCCGTCGTTGCTCACCCACGACGAAGTAACCACCCTGTTCCACGAATTCGGCCACGGGCTGCACCACATGCTCACTCAGGTAGAAGTCATGGATGTGTCTGGCATCAACGGCGTGGCCTGGGATGCGGTAGAACTACCCAGCCAGTTTCTGGAAAACTGGTGCTGGAACGCAGATTCCCTGGCACTGATTGCCAGCCACCACGAAACCGGAGAGCCTTTACCGGAAGATCTGTTGCAGAAACTGCTGGCAGCGAAAAACTTCCAGTCTGGCATGGCCATGGTGCGGCAGCTCGAATTCTCCCTGTTCGATTTTCGCATGCATGCGGAATTCACCGACGAGGCTCCCACTAATCCACTGGAAGTGCACCGCAAAGTGCGTGAATCCATTGCAGTTGTGGAAGCTCCGGAATTTAACCGCTTCCCGAACGCATTCTCACACATCTTCGCGGGTGGCTATGCTGCGGGCTATTACAGCTACAAGTGGGCGGAAGTTCTGGCCGCAGACGCCTTCTCGCTGTTTGAGGAAAACGGCATCTTCGACCCTGAGACCGGAAAGGCGTTTCTGGAGAACATTCTGGAAAAAGGCGGGTCGCAGGAACCTATGGAGTTATTCAAGGCATTCCGTGGCCGTGAGCCGCAGGTAGATGCTCTGCTGAAGCAGACCGGCATCACGAACGAAGCCGCCTGA
- a CDS encoding YheV family putative zinc ribbon protein, whose protein sequence is MASPKRFIAGAVCPRCAEMDKIKMFTDDDGEQIRECVACGFTDAVSDAEKPAEPELETRVNQRDNEDDHTVKQVVFFKAGSSED, encoded by the coding sequence ATGGCGAGTCCTAAACGTTTTATAGCCGGTGCGGTTTGTCCCCGCTGTGCGGAGATGGACAAGATCAAGATGTTTACCGACGATGACGGTGAGCAGATTCGTGAGTGTGTGGCTTGTGGTTTTACCGATGCGGTATCGGATGCCGAAAAGCCTGCAGAGCCTGAGTTGGAGACCCGGGTTAACCAGCGCGACAATGAGGATGATCATACGGTTAAGCAGGTTGTTTTTTTTAAGGCTGGGTCTTCTGAGGACTAA
- a CDS encoding Na+/H+ antiporter family protein, which translates to MNAVVAAVLIMLVLSLARIHVVVALIVGAVSGGLIAGMSLEDTIAAFNNGLGGGATVALSYATLGAFAVAIGKSGLAHALADKTLAMVGQQENSAAAKNVRYMIIGVLVLIALSSQNILPIHIAFIPLVVPPMLYVMAKLKMDRRLVACALTFGLITPYMFLPIGFGGIYLNEILMAKISANGGDIEGLSVMHAMALPALGMLCGLLVAVFFTYRGEREYDLDAITRTERVNVSYSPRTLVMALAAIVVAFVVQLWLGSMILGALAGFLLFNLSGVVKWKEADDLFTEGMKMLAMIGFIMIAASGFAEVMRETGEIATLVQSSVDMIGSNKPLAALLMLAVGLMITLGIGSSFSTIPIIAALYVPLALEMGFSSLAIVALVGTAGALGDAGSPASDSTLGPTAGLNVDGQHNHIWDSVVPTFLHYNLPLLGFGWLAAMVL; encoded by the coding sequence ATGAATGCCGTTGTTGCAGCGGTGCTGATCATGCTCGTTCTGAGCCTGGCCCGCATCCACGTTGTTGTTGCCCTTATCGTAGGTGCCGTCTCCGGCGGCCTGATTGCCGGAATGTCCCTGGAGGACACCATTGCAGCCTTCAATAACGGTCTTGGCGGCGGTGCCACCGTGGCCCTGTCCTATGCGACTCTCGGTGCCTTCGCTGTCGCTATCGGAAAGTCCGGGCTGGCCCACGCACTGGCAGACAAGACGCTCGCCATGGTTGGGCAACAGGAAAACAGTGCTGCGGCGAAAAACGTACGTTACATGATCATCGGTGTGCTGGTGCTGATCGCCCTGTCGTCGCAGAACATTCTGCCTATTCACATTGCGTTTATCCCACTGGTAGTTCCGCCCATGCTGTATGTGATGGCCAAACTGAAAATGGACCGCCGGCTTGTAGCCTGCGCGCTCACTTTCGGGCTGATCACTCCTTACATGTTCCTGCCCATTGGCTTCGGCGGCATTTACCTGAACGAAATCCTGATGGCCAAAATCAGTGCCAACGGTGGTGATATCGAGGGTCTCAGCGTAATGCACGCCATGGCTCTGCCCGCTCTGGGAATGCTTTGTGGATTGCTGGTCGCTGTATTCTTCACTTACCGGGGTGAACGTGAATATGACCTGGACGCCATTACCCGCACCGAACGCGTAAATGTGTCTTACAGCCCCCGCACCCTGGTTATGGCTCTTGCCGCCATCGTCGTCGCCTTCGTGGTGCAGCTCTGGCTCGGCTCAATGATCCTCGGTGCTCTGGCAGGCTTCCTGCTGTTCAATCTTTCTGGCGTGGTGAAATGGAAAGAGGCTGACGACCTGTTTACAGAAGGCATGAAAATGCTGGCGATGATCGGCTTCATCATGATTGCCGCTTCAGGTTTTGCGGAAGTCATGCGGGAAACCGGTGAAATCGCAACTCTGGTTCAAAGCTCCGTTGACATGATAGGCAGTAACAAACCTCTGGCGGCGCTGCTGATGCTTGCTGTGGGCCTGATGATCACACTGGGCATTGGCTCATCCTTCTCGACAATCCCCATCATCGCTGCCCTGTACGTGCCCCTGGCACTGGAAATGGGCTTCAGCTCCCTTGCCATCGTTGCTCTGGTGGGCACTGCCGGCGCTCTGGGTGATGCCGGTTCTCCTGCTTCCGATTCCACACTGGGGCCCACCGCCGGCCTGAACGTAGACGGCCAGCACAACCACATCTGGGATTCCGTAGTGCCCACGTTCCTGCACTACAACCTGCCGCTGCTCGGGTTTGGGTGGTTGGCGGCTATGGTTCTTTAA
- a CDS encoding DUF1653 domain-containing protein, translating to MTEHRTDIRPGRYRHYKGRDYEVIDIARHSETEEKLVVYRCLYGDNSLWVRPLNMFRETVNVAGEQVPRFARIDKV from the coding sequence ATGACCGAACACAGAACCGATATCCGCCCAGGCCGTTACAGGCACTACAAAGGCAGAGATTACGAAGTAATCGATATTGCCCGCCACAGCGAAACCGAAGAAAAACTCGTGGTCTATCGCTGCCTGTATGGTGACAACAGCCTTTGGGTACGCCCTCTTAACATGTTCCGGGAAACCGTAAACGTTGCCGGGGAACAGGTTCCCCGTTTTGCACGGATTGATAAAGTCTGA
- a CDS encoding MATE family efflux transporter — MTFRLSVTDRRLWALAWPLMLTNLTVPLLGLVDTAVLGHLQSPEYLGAVAVGANLFSILYWTFGFMRMGTTGLAAQAWGKRDSFSQVALLLRSVMLAVGIGLLLILCHQPMIETGLALMNPSPHVAELAAEYAAIRIWSAPAVLCQYTLVGWLIGTQFARGPMIMLIVANGLNIVLDILFVTVMGWNSRGVAIATVIAEYGAAIIGFAIVLRRMPDGQRLTRELFGKLADYLAILQVNRYIMVRTIALLLVLAFFTAQGARQGDTILAANAVLITFLLLISNALDGFANAAEALIGESVGRNSRRRFFVVFRCALRWSLWGSLLLTLVFVLGGRSMISLLTGIEGVRIAAWQYLPWLWLLPIASVWGFLFDGVFIGATRTRDMQNTMLFSALGVFAPVWWLTTGWGNHGLWFSLICLMLARAASMGWLCWSHTRNDRWFSSR; from the coding sequence ATGACATTCAGGTTGTCAGTAACAGACCGGCGCTTGTGGGCCCTCGCATGGCCTCTTATGCTCACCAACCTCACAGTTCCATTACTGGGGCTGGTGGATACGGCGGTACTTGGACATCTGCAAAGCCCGGAATACCTTGGCGCGGTGGCTGTTGGTGCCAACCTGTTCAGCATCCTGTACTGGACATTCGGTTTCATGCGCATGGGCACAACGGGGCTTGCAGCCCAGGCATGGGGTAAGCGCGACAGCTTCAGTCAGGTTGCTTTGCTGCTGCGTTCGGTGATGCTGGCAGTCGGTATCGGCCTGCTACTCATTCTTTGTCACCAGCCAATGATTGAAACCGGACTGGCGCTGATGAACCCGAGCCCGCACGTTGCCGAGCTTGCCGCTGAGTATGCAGCCATAAGAATCTGGAGCGCTCCGGCAGTGCTTTGTCAGTACACTCTGGTGGGCTGGCTGATCGGCACCCAGTTCGCGCGCGGCCCGATGATCATGCTCATTGTCGCCAATGGCCTGAATATCGTACTGGATATACTTTTTGTGACGGTTATGGGCTGGAACAGCCGGGGAGTAGCCATCGCCACAGTGATTGCAGAGTATGGTGCTGCAATCATCGGGTTCGCCATTGTGTTGCGCCGGATGCCCGATGGACAACGGCTCACCAGGGAATTGTTCGGGAAGCTTGCGGACTATCTGGCAATCCTCCAGGTAAATCGCTACATCATGGTTCGCACCATCGCTCTGTTGCTCGTACTGGCCTTTTTCACGGCTCAGGGTGCTCGTCAGGGTGACACCATACTGGCAGCCAATGCAGTGCTGATTACCTTCCTGCTCCTGATTTCCAACGCTCTGGACGGCTTTGCCAACGCCGCCGAAGCCTTGATTGGCGAATCTGTAGGCAGAAACAGCCGGCGTAGATTCTTTGTAGTATTCCGCTGTGCGCTGCGCTGGTCACTCTGGGGCTCTCTGCTGCTGACCCTTGTGTTCGTTCTTGGTGGACGCAGCATGATATCCCTGCTGACCGGTATTGAAGGCGTGCGCATCGCCGCCTGGCAATATCTGCCCTGGCTCTGGCTACTCCCCATTGCCTCAGTCTGGGGGTTTCTGTTCGATGGAGTGTTTATTGGCGCGACTCGCACCCGCGATATGCAGAACACCATGCTATTCTCTGCGCTCGGCGTTTTCGCACCCGTATGGTGGCTGACAACAGGCTGGGGCAATCACGGGCTCTGGTTTTCTCTCATCTGCCTGATGCTCGCCCGCGCGGCAAGTATGGGGTGGCTGTGCTGGTCGCACACCCGCAATGATCGATGGTTCAGTAGCCGCTGA
- the coxB gene encoding cytochrome c oxidase subunit II — MRVHAQRAGALFGGLSFPALSLADWTVNMTPGVTGTSNDIFDLHMTIFWICVAIGVVVFGIMFWSIFAHRKSQGAKPANFHENTLVEILWTLIPLVILVIMAIPATATLIDMYDTTESDIDIKVTGYQWKWQYEYINEDFGYFSNLATPSDQISNRQAKGENYLLEVDNPMVIPVGKKIRFLLTANDVIHSWWVPDFGVKKDAIPGFINEAWTRVDKPGTYRGQCTELCGKDHGFMPVVVKAVSEEDYNIWVNQQIAMAEKERELTQKDWTMEELLERGEKAYATACAACHQADGSGVPPAFPALRGSAIATGDIADHINIVVNGKPGTAMQAFGGQLNEADLAAIITYERNAWGNKVGDMVTPKEIFDYKNSQ, encoded by the coding sequence ATGCGTGTGCACGCTCAGCGGGCAGGTGCCCTGTTCGGTGGTCTGTCGTTCCCCGCGCTGTCACTGGCGGACTGGACGGTAAACATGACCCCGGGGGTAACCGGTACCAGTAACGATATTTTTGACCTTCATATGACCATTTTCTGGATCTGCGTCGCCATTGGCGTTGTGGTATTCGGGATCATGTTCTGGTCTATCTTCGCCCACCGCAAGTCCCAGGGCGCAAAACCTGCAAATTTTCATGAGAATACACTGGTTGAGATCCTGTGGACCCTCATACCGCTTGTGATTCTCGTCATTATGGCGATTCCAGCCACTGCAACCCTGATAGATATGTACGACACCACTGAGTCAGATATAGACATCAAGGTGACGGGGTATCAGTGGAAATGGCAGTACGAATATATAAATGAAGATTTTGGTTACTTTTCCAACCTTGCAACACCGTCAGACCAGATCAGTAACAGGCAGGCCAAGGGTGAAAACTACCTGCTGGAGGTGGATAACCCTATGGTTATTCCTGTGGGTAAAAAGATCCGTTTCCTGCTGACGGCAAACGACGTAATACATTCCTGGTGGGTGCCGGACTTTGGCGTCAAGAAGGATGCTATCCCTGGTTTTATCAATGAAGCCTGGACCCGTGTGGACAAGCCGGGCACTTACCGAGGCCAGTGTACCGAGCTATGTGGCAAAGACCATGGGTTTATGCCCGTGGTGGTGAAAGCTGTGTCAGAAGAAGATTACAACATCTGGGTTAACCAACAGATTGCCATGGCAGAGAAAGAGCGTGAGCTGACCCAGAAAGACTGGACCATGGAAGAACTGCTGGAACGAGGTGAGAAAGCTTACGCGACCGCCTGCGCGGCCTGTCACCAGGCTGATGGCAGCGGTGTGCCGCCGGCCTTCCCTGCACTCAGGGGCAGCGCTATTGCGACCGGAGATATAGCCGATCACATCAATATCGTGGTGAACGGCAAACCGGGCACGGCTATGCAGGCCTTCGGTGGCCAGCTGAATGAAGCAGATCTTGCAGCCATCATTACCTACGAGCGTAACGCCTGGGGTAACAAGGTTGGCGACATGGTCACGCCGAAAGAAATCTTCGATTACAAGAACTCACAGTAA
- the ctaD gene encoding cytochrome c oxidase subunit I yields the protein MSAVADTHAQEHHHGPASGISRWLLTTNHKDIGTMYLIFSFTMFLLGGTMAMVIRAELFQPGLQIVQPEFFNQMTTMHGLIMVFGAVMPAFVGLANWMVPLMIGAPDMALPRMNNWSFWLLPCAFLILVSTLFMEGGAPNFGWTFYAPLSTTYGPPSTTFFIFAIHIMGVSSIMGAINVIATILNMRAPGMTMMKMPMFVWTWLITAFLLIAVMPVLAGVVTMMLMDINFGTSFFNAAGGGDPVLFQHVFWFFGHPEVYIMILPAFGAVSHIIPAFSRKRLFGYASMVYAVGAIALLSFLVWAHHMFTVGVPVAGQLFFMYATLLIAVPTGVKVFNWVATMFRGSLTFEAPMLFAVAFVILFTIGGFSGLMLAIAPADFQYHDTYFVVAHFHYVLVPGAIFGIFASAYFWLPKWTGHMYDETLAKTHFWLSFIGMNLAFFPMHFLGLAGMPRRIPDYALQFADFNMVSSIGAFMFGSTQLLFLLIVVKCVKGGEKAPAKPWEGAEGLEWTVPSPAPYHTFSTPPVVK from the coding sequence ATGAGTGCGGTTGCAGATACCCACGCCCAGGAACATCATCATGGCCCGGCTAGCGGCATCAGTCGCTGGCTGCTGACCACTAATCACAAAGATATCGGGACCATGTACCTGATATTCAGCTTTACCATGTTCCTTCTGGGGGGAACCATGGCAATGGTTATACGGGCTGAACTGTTCCAGCCGGGCTTGCAGATTGTCCAGCCGGAATTCTTCAACCAGATGACCACCATGCATGGTCTGATCATGGTATTTGGTGCTGTTATGCCTGCATTTGTAGGGCTGGCAAACTGGATGGTGCCGCTGATGATCGGCGCGCCGGACATGGCCCTGCCGCGGATGAACAACTGGAGTTTCTGGCTGCTGCCCTGTGCATTCCTGATACTGGTTTCAACGCTGTTCATGGAAGGCGGTGCGCCTAACTTCGGCTGGACATTTTACGCGCCGCTTTCCACTACTTACGGGCCGCCGAGCACAACCTTCTTTATTTTCGCCATCCACATCATGGGTGTGTCGTCGATCATGGGGGCCATTAACGTTATCGCCACGATACTGAATATGCGAGCGCCCGGCATGACCATGATGAAAATGCCCATGTTTGTGTGGACCTGGCTGATTACTGCGTTTTTGCTTATTGCGGTAATGCCGGTGCTGGCAGGTGTAGTCACCATGATGCTGATGGACATCAACTTTGGAACCAGCTTCTTCAATGCCGCCGGTGGTGGTGACCCGGTTCTGTTCCAGCATGTGTTCTGGTTCTTCGGGCATCCGGAGGTTTACATCATGATTCTGCCGGCGTTTGGTGCGGTATCGCATATTATCCCGGCGTTTTCGCGTAAGCGGCTGTTTGGTTATGCCTCGATGGTGTACGCGGTGGGCGCGATTGCACTGCTTTCGTTCCTGGTATGGGCGCACCATATGTTTACCGTAGGTGTTCCCGTCGCCGGGCAGCTGTTCTTTATGTACGCCACCCTGCTGATTGCCGTCCCGACAGGGGTGAAGGTGTTTAACTGGGTTGCCACTATGTTCCGGGGCTCTCTTACCTTTGAGGCTCCCATGTTGTTTGCCGTCGCTTTTGTCATCCTGTTTACGATCGGTGGTTTCTCCGGCCTGATGCTGGCGATTGCCCCGGCAGACTTCCAGTACCACGACACCTATTTTGTGGTTGCCCACTTCCATTACGTTCTGGTTCCTGGCGCCATATTTGGCATCTTCGCTTCGGCATACTTCTGGCTGCCCAAGTGGACCGGTCATATGTATGACGAAACCCTGGCCAAAACCCATTTCTGGTTGTCGTTTATCGGGATGAACCTGGCCTTTTTCCCGATGCACTTTCTGGGTCTTGCCGGCATGCCCCGCCGGATTCCTGACTACGCTCTGCAGTTTGCTGATTTCAATATGGTGTCGAGTATCGGGGCCTTCATGTTTGGCTCGACCCAGCTATTGTTCCTTCTGATCGTAGTGAAGTGTGTGAAAGGCGGGGAGAAAGCGCCTGCCAAGCCATGGGAAGGTGCAGAGGGGCTGGAATGGACAGTTCCTTCTCCAGCGCCTTATCACACCTTTTCCACTCCACCTGTTGTGAAGTAG